TCCTAGTACCCTAGGAACCTCAAGCCTAGCTGGTTTCCCTTACCATGAGATTATTCTCCTTCAAAGTCATCTTACGTCCTGGAAGAGTCTTCTGCCAATACTGTTCTCTTCCTCACACAGGAAACTATATATAATCAGATCCAGTATCTCTTACCCAGCCTTCCCAGAAGGTTCCCAAGAGAAAAAGCTACTTATAATTTCCTTTAAGTTTTCTGATCTTTGAGACCAGAGGAAGGGGAGTGGTATGGAGAATGCTGGGGGTGAAAGTTGCTGGCTGAAGACAGCTGCTGGGAATCCCCAAGTGCTATGGCAAGGGGTGTGGTGGTGAGCAATGAGTTCAACACCAGGAAGACTTCAAGATCTACTGGTCATACCAGACTCTTCACCAATAATTTCTGTACCTTTGCCATTTCATAATTGGCTCAAAAGCCATCCTCTTCCTAAAAGCCTTTTACCTAACCACTCCTTTATTCCATGGCATCACCACACTGACATgctgttttctactttttaactTCATCTACAATCACATATATAGTGCATTGTCAGCATTTTAAGGGACTTTGATGTTTGTGTCATACCTTGAACAAGACCGCAAGCTCTGTGAGGATAGAACGACTTCTTTGGTTTCCCACCATGGAACTCAGCATAATGTATATGCTAAAAGGAataatggtttttttttcccccagtgacaTATAATTTCCACCCAGCTCTTCAAAACTCACATTTTTAAGGTTGAGCAGGTTTGAAAGTATGATACATTAAGAACTGTAGAAAATACACCCACACTAGATAGAAAAGATGCCACTTATCGTTGGACCAAACATAAAATATGCTCCACCCAACCAACTGCACTATTACACCATACTTCTTCCTTCAGGCTCTTTTATTTCTACTACATAAACTTGTGGCTCGTTTCTGCTCTTAGCAGCACTGTAACTATAGAAGCTCAACTCTAAATAAGTTTACTGTTGGGGAATCTGCTCTTTCCACCTATACAACCACTGGCTTCCCACACCGTCTCCAGTGTCCTGTGAGCAACTGCCCAATTACTGATTGCAGAAAGACAGCTTACACATTGAAGGTCCATTCTTGGCAGACCCTGGCTTTTACTGCTGGTCCTTACTAAGCTTAATTGATTCAGAACAGTATCAAAAAGAGACATTATTACACAAgttcggggtgggggggaagactATTGAacagaatttaaatgtaaaagccCTGGTCATTGTGCTGTTTTAAAACAGGCAAGCATGTGTGACATTGAGAGAACAGAATAACGCCTATTGAAATAGGGAACTTTGACCATCTTATTGCAAGGTTTTAGTGTTTCACACATATACATTCTCAGAAAGTAAGATGGTCTATAAATGGGAAACATAACTGACTTCAAAATTATAATCCTTTGCGGTAATAAGTTGTAGTGTTTTAACACAAATACAATCGCAAAAAGTGTACAGTTTTCTAAAGACAACAATGTGAATGCTAATATTTCTCtgagaaacacagggaaaaaaaacctacttaTGCATATGGGCTAACAGTATTTTCACTTGCTCAGTAGTGGTCTTTCTTCTCATTGGACTGAGAGATCCCCCAGCAAAGATTCCTTCTTGGTTGCCTCTCGCTAACTGGGACCTGAATGCAGCACAAATACAATTCATAAGCAAGCAAAATTATGAGCTAGGTTATCATTCTCTTTGGCCATATGGGGGAGAAGGTAAAATAAgcattgaatttttctttttaactaaatATACTTTGTCCTATATACACCTTTATgcatgaatacaaaaataattttgtaatttatattcCTACATCCTTCCATTTCAGTCACTGGCTGTATTTACAGCATAAATGACAACTGGGGGtgtgccttctttcttttctctcagtaAAAACAGGACACCAGACTGCCTTCAAATGGAAATCAACATTGTTGAAAAACAATCCATGTAATACCTTCAAAAATGCTCAACAATTTTCCAGACAATATGTGTTGGGGTTTtttcttgaagaagaagaaaaactatacATTATGACCACTATGCTAGCATGGGTGAGGAACTCTGTAGTGGCATAATAGCATCATCTGCAATAGACAGATAAACCTTTGAACTATTCTGATcagtcttcatttaaaaaaagatagaattcAAATATAATAGCTTGTGTTTAAATGCTGTATTAATATCACTTTGACCCAACCTTCATTCTCAAATCACCTTTTTAACTAACACGTCATAGGACTGCTACCATTCTGGTGAAACAAAGTGCCTGCTTCGTCTTTCAAAAACAACCCAATTCCTCCCAAGCATGCTGGGAAACAGTAATTTGACTACTGTGACAAGACAAGAAAAGAGTTAACTGTTCAAACACCTGACTGGAGTCTCTCAAGAACTGCATATCCAGgagtggattttttaaattatattttattcattgcaATGGAAAACCATATTATTGATGTTAATAGTAAAGTATCTTTTATGTGCCATGGTCTATACAAAATGTAGTAGTGCATTAACTTCAAAGGTGGTAAGAAGATTAAAACAAATAGTTCATGGGACATGACATGCAATACAGCATTAAAGATATAAGACTGAACAATCCCAGTGCCTTGGCAGGATCCTTTTATACTTCTTTGTTAAtgagggaaattttaaaatccaatccAGCAAGCGTAAGTGTaaggaaaagcttttaaaatcttaTCACAACGTGTTATTTAGTGAGCTAATCATCAAAGCATTTTTTATGGCAACAGAAGGGAGTTTTACTTATCAAAATCAATACAACTAACTTTAAGAGACCATATTATGCTGCTTTTAACTCCTAAAATATGCCCCTTGTgtttaacatttctgaaaaaaagacctaaaatcaTAACACCCATTTCCAAGAgtcgcccctccccccacctcagaCTGAAACCATCCCAAGAACCTGGGACTCTTACTAGGATCTTGGCACCATTCAATCTCCCCGGTGCTAAGTTAGAAAGAACATGACAAAGCCTGGTGACATGGAAACAGGAAGTTCTCCACTGGAAACTGGCAGGGAAAACTGCCATTCCCTTACAGTTACCGGATGACTTTACTGAGGTCCTCACTTCTCTCTCTAACCCAGGAGGGGTCTCAACGTGTGGTCCTGGGAACTGTGGCAGCATCAccagggagcttgttagaaatgcaaattcacggccccaccccagaccgactgaatcagaaactctgggaatgGGGCCCagcaatttgtgttttaacaagcacTCCAGGAGATTATGATGTACTCTAAAGTTGGAGAACCACTCCTcttcaaattttaatgtgcagaagaatcacctggggagcttgttaaaatgcagattcgaATTCAACAGGTCTGAGGGGCGACCTGAGAGCCTCCATTTCACAGCAGCTCCTAGGTCAGGTCTTCTGCAGACCACACTGCGAGGGTTTCCCAACCCGGTTGTTTACCAAAATTACCCAGGGTGCTTATAAAATATGGGTTCCCAGACACCACCCCAGATCAAATTAATCTGAGTCTCCGGAGAAAGGGCTAGTAGAATACTGCACGACCAGCGGTTCTCTGCCTCAGCTGCACGTTGAaaatcacctgaggagcttttAATAATCCTGATGTCCAGGCCCCATCCAAGACCAATTAAATGGGAATATCTGGGTTGTAACCCAGGTCTCCACATTTTTAGTAATTCCCCAGTGGTTCCAATGTGCGGCCCAAGTTGAGAACCGCTGCACTAGTGTCTAACTGCCTCCACACCTGGCACAGTGGATCCCTTTATAGTAGCAAATGTTTTCTTGTAACATGGCTATCTGGGTTCCCACATATTAATCCAAGAGCTCTGATTTTGAATAGTAAAATGCATCTcggtcatttttaaaatgtcttaaaccTTATTTCTGTAGGCACATGTGCCTATACAACTGAGACCAAGGATTTAGTAATGCAGTCCTAACTTTTAACACAAATATTAGGGGTCTTCCATTAAACAAGTTTTCACTGTCCTCCCAAGCTGTAGCTACTGCTACCTCTGTGCAACGAGGTAGGTATTCCAACAAACAGCAGCCAACAGTAAAGAATTTGTATCCACACAGCCtgttcatatattgaaatcctttCCCCAAACCTGAAACAGATAGAGGAAATTTCTAATAACCATTCAAAATGGAAGAGTGACTGATCAATCTAGAACTTTTGACCCTGTAAAAGGCAGATTTCACTAGTTACAGACATTTTGACAGAAAAGGTTCTGGGAAGGGATGAAAGTGATGTGCTTTTTACACAGGAGGATCTGAACTCTTGAAAGCATGTCTTCTGGTGtcggggtggaggggagggggcagagacaagACCTGAAACACTGCCACTCATGACATGACACTAAtaactcaggggaaaaaaaagaaatatgtctaTTTATGGCTTATGTTCTCCAGCACAAAGCCACTAATAAGTACACAAAGCTATTAAATATGTAGtatgtaaaacagaaaatgtgtGGTGGTTACTAAGGCACTGTCAAGTGATTACAGTTATTTTACTCCCGTGATCAAACACTgcttttaagacattttcttgaattttccaCAGTACACctcaaaaaagactttaaaataaatgaagagaagatGCAGTCCTCTTTCCACTTAAGTAAACATGCGTTCTCCCCTTGGTCATGTTCGGTGTCTCTTCTAAGTTGTTCTGTTGAACACATGACATATTCAAGGCCTGCTAAATGATAATGGTTATTCTTCCATCATCATTTCAACATATTCCTAGTGGTCAAAAATGTGTCTTATTTGGTCTGTTTAATTCCCCGAAAAGAAATCCAGTGGGTGGAGTATTCGAAGTCAAGCAATACCTAAACacatgtgcaaaaaaaaataaaaaataaaaaataaaaaaaccaaaaaaataaataaataaacacatgtgCAAAGTAGCCACTGTTAAGATgacattttcaaaagcattttctgTATGAACTGGTCAAGCTCACTTTCCTTTTAAACTTCTTGTTATACTCATTCAGTTAACCCAAACTCCctttaaaatgtgtgaaaatagCACCTCCTGAAAGTGTGTTCTCATATGCTTTGGAGCAATGGAGCGTGAATAGTAAAATCGCCTTTGCCAAACTCATGTAACTGAACAGGAGTGGATTTTTGCAGTCCCATGACTTTGCAGAGCCAACCTATGTATCATCCCACAACTGGCTTTAATATATCATAGACATCCaagagaaggcagaaaagtcACAAATAAGTGAATCaagccaataaatatttcatagatttttttttacatagacttttttaaatgaatctgacatcttaaccaaaaaacaaattgGCTAAGCAAAGGTGTGAGTTTAGGATTTAAGCTCCTACaattaaaactatgaaatttaTAGACAGTTAATTTATTGGGCAAAGTGTCAGTCTGGATGctctttcatgcattttttatGAATAAGTGCCCAAAGATGAACCAAGTCTGAACGAAAATGCACAGATCACAGAAGAGtggcaaaaatacaaaattaaatacatttaaagtattaaagccaaagaaaacaaacaatacaaatttacAATTTCCAGGACACTTTATTGCAATTTCCACTTtacatattaatttaatatttttagtctAGGCAGAAGTGTTTATACTTATTTAGTAGTAGTCTAATCACCTAATCTCACAAGATGAAAAGAAGCAGTTTAAAAAGAACATCAATTCAGGTATTTATGATATGGGGACAAGGGGCACTCGTCTTAGCAAGGAAAATGGTTGATGGTTCTCAGCATGTTTCACTGaaatttttctccattatttttgttgttgttcatgcAATGTActcataataaaaacaattgcCCTCTTTGTCATTCTGCCCTTCCTTGGGCTTTACATTCTGTCTAGCATTTAACTCAAAAAGTCAGTTTACACTCagtttacacattaaaaaaaaaaaaccatatgcCCCATCTCCCACACATCCAAATGGACAGGGATTAGAATTAACCTGCTTTTAGCTGTAACAGtgctattttaaacaatttcaaCCACACACTTGAAGGGTAAAATAACTAAAAGTACAagccaaaagaaaacataaaaattcctaCACACTTACTGTTGGATTAACTATTTCTCAAATCGTCAAGCCTAACATAGATTTCTAGAAAGTGAAATCGACACAAAAGCGAATACACGCTTTATGTACAAACTGACAGTGGCTCTATGGGGACAGCTCTTTTTGAATGAGCTGTTACCCAGACGGTGGAAttaaggggtgggggggaaggtcTCACTCTTCAAATGTGAGAGAACTGGCGGTGCGCTTCACTAGAAACACATTTTAATGGGTATGTTTGGATAAAAATAGGTAGTAATGGGAAAATGTgtgtggtctttttcttttttcaaaaaacgaaaacaaaaacaaaaacaaaaaccaaccttCTCCTTCCCCAGGGCAGAAGGAAACCCGAAGGAAAATATGGGTAACCTCATAAGCTCCGGAGCTAAGTTCCATCACTTAGGCAGCACAGAAGTTGGATAGTTGCTATTTTTCTCCCTGCAGTGGGATAGTAACTCTCCCTGCGCAAGGTACGCGGGGCGGGAATACTGGCGGGGCTTTCACGTGGGGTAAATGGAAACCAAAGTGAGGAGAGGTCAACACCTAGAGTAATCCAGTTCCCCAAAAGAAGGGCGGTGGGGACGCGGGGTGGCGAAGGCGAGAAGGGAAGGGTCAAAACTCTTCGAAGTTATCGCAAAGAGAAAGCGAACACTTTTGGGAACCAGCGAGCCATCTCTTGCAAGAGCACTCTGCTCCAAGTGTGGGGTGCTTGCCTCAGAGGGCAGAAAGCGCGGGGTGCCCTTACTTAGGTCGAGTGGCTCCGGGgactggggcagagagaggggcaggggcagccgcCGCCGGGGAGGCGGACTCGTACTTTGCTTCAACTCTGAGCCCCATCCCGAGCGCAAGGGAGAGAGTGGCGGAGGGCACGGTACTCACTAGGGCTCGTTGGTGAACCGGGGGGTCCGGGGCTGCTGGTATCCGTACAGGTGACAGTAGAGCACATCGAAGCAAAAGCAGCACATCTCCGCTGACACCACCATCTTCCGGGAGCCGGGCGATGAGGACGAGGCGGCGGACAAGGAGGGTGAGGAAGAGGTGGCGGCGGCCGGGGTAGAAAGTAGGGTCCCCACTCCACAGCTCGGAGGTGGCGACAGGGAAatccccccgccgccgccgccgcagccctgGGGGGGAGAGAGGGTACAGCCACTGCCGCTACCTCCTCCAGATAGACCTCCCAGCCCGTTGAGCCGCGTGCCGGCGCCTCCTAGTCCCAGCTCCCCAGCTCGGCACTGGCTCTCTCCGCtgcagtgggaggaggaggaggcgccACCACCGCCACCCGAGCCAGAGGGGGGCGAACTGGACAGTTTCTGCTTCTTCACCCCGCAGCAACCCGCCGCCATCTTGGAACAGTCTCCCCCACGCAGCGCTTCCGATCCATAAGTGAGGCGAGCTGGCGGCGGGGGCGAGCACGCTGCGGCCCCGGCCGCCGGGGGCGCGCCAGGGGCTCGCGGGGCGCGCGCGCGCTCCACTACCCGGCCGGCCGCCCGGCCACACGGCTGCCGCGCGCGCGCCCTCGGCTCAGCGCGCGCCCCGCGCTTTCGCCGCTAGGCACCTCGCGCCTGTCCCGCGGGACTCGCGCCTCCTGGGAGCCGCAGCCTCGAGCCCCGTGGCCCTCAGAGGATGGATGAAAGACGGGAAGCTCTGTAGAAAGGAAAGACAAGGAAACGAGAACGCGAAAGCGGAGAGTAGGAGCAAAGGAAGGAGGGGGGCACGCccggggaggaagaagggaaaggaaaactagttgggggagggagagaaagaagaaagtcctaagttaagtgtctgagtcCCAAAGCACACAGCTCGATGACCCACACTACACAGAGTGTCAGTGACACTTGAGCCGAGTTACGTGAAACCTGAGCCACCGGCCTCAAATACGCTGGTTTCTGAACTGCCGGAGCTGAACAAGCAGGTGCTTGGAGCTCCACACCTGAGACCGCCCCTGTAAAGTGCGTACAAACCAGTCGGGGGAAATGGCCACACTGCGGTCGCTTTAATACCCACCTAAGCACGCACCCGGGGTCTTCCAAGATTATGGTAAAGGGCAATAATCTTTCCTTATTGACAAACATTCAAGCCTGGTTGAATCTATATACTCCTCCcttgtccccccccccgccccccacctttCCCTCCCAGCCCCTTGCAAATGTTTtcgaaagcaaaaaataaagtcctaaCCAACACCTCCCTAGTTCAAAGATGTTGGTCGTGCTCTGGAACTTGCTGCGGTGggttattgtgtgtgtgtgtgtgtgtgtgtgtgtgtgtgtgctggcttGGGAGCAAAGCAATTAGAAATATATCTGTAGTCAGCACAGATCTTACAGGTAAATAGGGCAGGTAGTATCCTTAGTCACAA
The nucleotide sequence above comes from Canis lupus dingo isolate Sandy chromosome X, ASM325472v2, whole genome shotgun sequence. Encoded proteins:
- the AMMECR1 gene encoding AMME syndrome candidate gene 1 protein isoform X2, with protein sequence MAAGCCGVKKQKLSSSPPSGSGGGGGASSSSHCSGESQCRAGELGLGGAGTRLNGLGGLSGGGSGSGCTLSPPQGCGGGGGGISLSPPPSCGVGTLLSTPAAATSSSPSLSAASSSSPGSRKMVVSAEMCCFCFDVLYCHLYGYQQPRTPRFTNEPYALKDSRFPPMTRDELPRLFCSVSLLTNFEDVCDYLDWEVGVHGIRIEFINEKGSKRTATYLPEVAKEQGWDHIQTIDSLLRKGGYKAPITNEFRKTIKLTRYRSEKMTLSYAEYLAHRQHHHFQNGIGHPLPPYNHYS